The genome window GCTCTGGCGAAGTCGGAGTTGGCTCAGTCGTATGTGGCGGTGCACCGCTGAGCAAGGAGTTGGCTCAGCCATCTGGTTCGTCTTCGACTTGAAGATAACAAGTTTTCAGGTGAGATTCcattgaaaccctaaaccctaaaccgacATCACATATGTTGAATCGTTTATTACCTCTTGCATGCgtgaaatttgaagtttatatgtgaaattgaagttaaaaatcgtgtttttgcaaggtttttgggacgaaatcggctcgggaataggcacaccatctctggcgttcttctccgacaTTCGGCTCGAAGTCCGATTGCACCGTTCAAAAAAATATTGCGATATTTccataatatcgcgatatttggacGAAAACCATTCGGATACCAATTAAAATATCCATTTcccgaaaaaccgataatatcggcgatatcgCATTCCATGGTTCAAACCCACTGAACGATATAATTAATCCCCaatacttttcttctttttgaaaACCTTATCAAGATAAACAAAATTAGTGTTTTGGATGAGCCAATACGGTTTCTTGGTAGGGCGAAGTTTCCTTATTTAATTAATCAACTTTACTAACAAGGATTAAATAGGTGCACATGACTGGCACGTGACCTCAGAATATTTCTAGACATGGAGTACACAGGAATATCATAGaagattagggttttagggattGAGTATGGTGGCTGTATATACAGGGTCAACTAGAAACGTTGTTTCTTCTATACATAAGAAAGCATGGGATCCATCCTAATTCTGAGCTTCCTTCTTCACCGTTGGATTGCTTTTTTATGTCAAATAAGCCGTGATCTGAATAGCCCTGCATATCAAGTGCGATTACACATAAAAAAGTTCCTTAGTGCGATTCTGGATGAATGAAATAATTTCAAACCCTCTGGATTCCTACAAAGGACGGAGCAAGTGGTCTTGATATGCAACTTCAATCCAGTGCGTTGCAGTACATTATACATTTGTTCAATTTTAAAGTAAAAAATGGCAGGGGAAATCTAGACCAACTATTTTACCGGGTCTAATCAGTAAAATCAACAATAATTTTGATTGGTATAATTCCTCTAGCATTCTTAAATTTGATTGGTGAACAGTGTAAACCGCACAAACAATTTGTGTGTTTGAAGAAGTAGAGGAGCCAAACCCTAAGAAAGAGCACGGAAGTCCCTAGAAATGAACTATGAGTTGTAACCATTAAACCACTTGGTGGGTGACACATCAGAAAGAAGCTTGCGTGGGACCCCAAGGGTTTTGTGTATGTACTAGGAATAGTACTTGCTAGGGTTTAACTGGTGTGAGGTCGTTCTCGTTTAggagataaaagaaaaaatagggaAAATATAGGATAATAGGGGCTAGCTAGCTAAAAAAACCTCTGTGGATTATGTAAACGTGAAAGCTCAAATGAACAACTGGAAAGGCTAACCCTAGGGTGTTACATTTTTTATATtgcttcacacattcttttgCATGCAACTTGATACCTCAGATTCGATCGTGAGCCTTCCTCCATATATAAATAGCTCACACCCTTTGCTTATAAGCATGTCATGTATTGAAGTATGAGTTAGCAGCTGTGTATTGTTATCACTGCGTGAGCAAGGGATCATAGAGAGTGAGTGATACAAAGAGTGCCTTCCAATCTTTTGGTTGTAATCCAAAGACATGGCCCTTCAACACACTTTGAGTTTGGCCTTCGGCCTCTTAGGTATTGTAGCTAATTGCCCTTCTACCTCTTTTTCTTCATCACCATTAATGAGATCATAGAAGCTAATTATAATTAACCCATTTTTGAATGCTAAATGGGAACTTCTTAAGTTATATTCCTTTGTGCCCAATTAGACCCTCTTTTATATGCATGTCTTCACAAAAGGATCGATGGTCACAACTTAATTTATGCATACTACATTACTATTCTTTGTAGTATGTGTTAATTAAGTTGTGTTTAAGATTTCAAGTTCAtgaactgattttttttctcttgccCCTTCTTCAATTCTTTTATCGCAGGCAACATCATCTCCCTTTTGGTCTTCCTTGCTCCAGTGTAAGTGGTTTACTTTTATTTTGATTAAATGTATTAATTAACTATTCCATggaaatttttcaaatattcatATGCGTCCTAGCTAATGATGAGAACAATGACTTTTGCAATTGCAGGCCAACTTTTTATACAATTTACAAGAAAAAAACAACAGAAGGTTTTCAAGCACTTCCATATGTAATAGGGCTGTTGAGTTCAATGCTGTACATATACTATGCCCTCCTTAAGGAAGAGATTAACTATGATGCCACTCTTCTCATCACAATCAACTCGGTTGGCAGCGTCATAGAGACTCTTTACATTTCCCTCTTCCTTTTCTATGCCCCCAAGAAGGCCAGGGTATGTATTGATCATCGAACTCCATCATTAACATTAACAGTCTTCAAATTATATGTATCGCTTACACATGGGTTAAATTTGCTACTTGCAGATCTCAAACGCGACGCTTCTGTTCTTGCTGAACGGTTTTAGTTACGCAGTGATGGTTGTTTTGACTCGCTTTCTAGCCACAGGTGAAATGCGTATTAAGATTGTGGGATGGATTTGTCTTGTGTTCAGCATAAGCGTATTTGTCGCACCTCTTGGTGTCCTGGTAATTAGCAAGTTCGACTTCAAGCAAATCTTAACTATTTGTAACATCTCAACTAACTGTGTGTTAAATATCTTATTGGAAGAGACGGTACTATATGATTGGTTGGGATGATTCAAAGAAGGTTTAGTTTCTTCTAGGGtcaaattaatttcttaatgtATCATTGGTAAATTTGTGCAGAGACAAGTAATACGGACCAAGAGTGTTGAGTTCATGCCATTTCCGTTATCATTTTTCCTAACATTAGGTGCAGTCGCATGGTTCTTCTATGGTTTTCTGATCAAGGACTTCTACATAGCTGTAAGTGTACCTTTGTAGTTTACATATATAAGATACATGCATGTAACATGCAGAAGTgtataattatattttatgCCTTGATTTGAAACTTGCTGTAAATATTTGCATATTGATCTTTTGTTTTCCTCTTGGTTTATTGAACCAACAGTTACCAAACATACTGGGCTTCTTCTTAGGGGTTGTTCAAATGGTGGTTTACGTAGTCTACAAGAATGCAAAGGAAGTTCTGGAAGATCAGCCAAAAGGTCAAGAATTATCAGAACACATTATTGATGTGAGGAAGATCAGTACTTTGGTGTGTCCAGAAATGAGCCCTGCAGTGATTCTGCAACCAACTGTGGACATTACAAGTGACATGATTGAAGTGGTTCAAAATATAATTATCATGGCTGAAAAAACAGAAGAAACCAAGGAAGCTGCCATGGATGATGATGCCTCCACCAAAGTTTGACCCAAAAACTGAAGGAACATGCACATGCATGTTATATTTAAGTCTTCAAGAGCATAGTTCCTTCAGTTTTCATAAttgaagtttaatttgt of Malus sylvestris chromosome 6, drMalSylv7.2, whole genome shotgun sequence contains these proteins:
- the LOC126626976 gene encoding bidirectional sugar transporter SWEET10-like; translated protein: MALQHTLSLAFGLLGNIISLLVFLAPVPTFYTIYKKKTTEGFQALPYVIGLLSSMLYIYYALLKEEINYDATLLITINSVGSVIETLYISLFLFYAPKKARISNATLLFLLNGFSYAVMVVLTRFLATGEMRIKIVGWICLVFSISVFVAPLGVLRQVIRTKSVEFMPFPLSFFLTLGAVAWFFYGFLIKDFYIALPNILGFFLGVVQMVVYVVYKNAKEVLEDQPKGQELSEHIIDVRKISTLVCPEMSPAVILQPTVDITSDMIEVVQNIIIMAEKTEETKEAAMDDDASTKV